A region of Candidatus Liberibacter africanus PTSAPSY DNA encodes the following proteins:
- the def gene encoding peptide deformylase: MDKRSLVILPNPILRRISRPIEKIDSEIMNLIDNMFEVMYSAEGIGLAAVQIGVLYRVIVIDLQDCADNGGAMVLINPTILSRSDGFSVYQEGCLSIPDYRADVKRASFITVRYMDRNAQPNIIYADGLLATCLQHEIDHLNGVLFIDHISRLKRDMVINKFSKLAK, translated from the coding sequence ATGGATAAAAGATCTCTTGTTATTTTACCAAATCCTATTTTACGGAGAATATCTCGTCCGATAGAGAAAATCGATTCGGAGATTATGAACTTAATAGATAATATGTTTGAAGTTATGTATTCTGCTGAAGGTATTGGATTAGCGGCTGTTCAAATTGGAGTTTTATACAGAGTAATTGTAATTGATTTGCAGGATTGTGCTGATAATGGGGGGGCGATGGTGCTTATTAATCCTACTATACTGTCGCGATCGGATGGTTTTTCAGTTTATCAAGAAGGTTGTTTGTCTATTCCAGATTATAGGGCTGATGTAAAGAGAGCGTCTTTTATAACTGTCAGATATATGGATCGTAATGCACAGCCTAATATTATATATGCTGATGGGCTATTAGCTACTTGCTTGCAGCATGAAATTGATCATCTGAATGGGGTCTTATTTATAGATCACATATCACGTTTGAAACGTGATATGGTGATAAACAAGTTTTCAAAATTAGCTAAGTAA
- a CDS encoding membrane protein has protein sequence MKWCFLLINIVFSILSSVLVKISTISQTGDINTDHSVRFANNKFFWLGFFFYATSFFSYIMVVAQFPLQIAQTIVTAAIIIIITFISSFVWHEPFDWKTGMGIILITIGIALISFCKI, from the coding sequence ATGAAGTGGTGTTTTTTACTCATAAATATAGTATTTAGTATTTTATCTTCTGTTCTTGTAAAAATTTCCACCATATCTCAAACAGGAGATATTAACACAGATCATTCGGTGCGCTTCGCAAATAATAAATTCTTCTGGCTTGGATTTTTCTTCTATGCCACAAGTTTCTTTTCATATATTATGGTCGTTGCACAGTTCCCACTACAAATTGCACAAACTATCGTTACTGCAGCTATTATAATAATTATTACCTTTATTTCATCTTTTGTATGGCATGAACCGTTTGATTGGAAAACTGGAATGGGGATAATACTTATTACCATCGGCATAGCATTGATATCATTTTGCAAAATATGA
- a CDS encoding aspartate carbamoyltransferase catalytic subunit, translating into MYSFPLYNFVTVKDLSAQDVNYLLDRANKYFQINRQLNPPIMESRGLTQINLFLETSTRTQTSFEIAGKLLGLNVININIKNSSMKKGENIADTIATLNATRPNIIVIRHPCSGAINSLIHNIEGTSIINAGDGTHEHPSQALLDAFAIRHFKGQISNLHIAICGDILHSRVARSNIILLNAMGARVRVIAPITLLPTNISHMGVEVFHDMKKGLKDVDVIIILRMQQERMSQSLVPSMREYRHMYSLDNEKLQYAKKEALVMHPGPINRNCEISSCVANGSQSIIQYQVEIGIAIRMAIIEALIANQNNIKKKEL; encoded by the coding sequence ATGTATTCGTTTCCTTTGTACAATTTTGTTACTGTGAAAGATCTTTCTGCACAAGACGTAAATTACTTATTGGATCGCGCAAATAAATATTTTCAAATAAACCGCCAACTTAATCCACCAATCATGGAGTCGCGTGGTTTAACCCAAATTAACCTTTTCTTAGAGACATCAACGCGCACTCAAACTTCTTTTGAAATAGCAGGAAAACTTCTAGGACTCAATGTAATAAATATTAATATAAAAAATTCTTCTATGAAAAAGGGAGAAAACATTGCTGATACCATCGCTACACTCAATGCTACACGACCTAATATTATTGTAATCCGCCATCCATGTTCTGGTGCGATAAATTCTTTGATTCATAACATTGAAGGCACTAGCATCATCAACGCAGGTGATGGTACACATGAGCATCCATCTCAAGCATTGCTTGATGCTTTTGCTATTCGCCATTTTAAGGGACAAATATCTAATTTACATATAGCAATTTGCGGAGATATTTTACACTCAAGAGTTGCGAGATCTAATATTATTCTCCTTAATGCCATGGGGGCACGCGTACGCGTCATCGCCCCGATAACATTACTCCCAACCAATATATCTCATATGGGAGTAGAAGTTTTTCATGACATGAAAAAAGGATTAAAAGATGTCGATGTAATTATAATATTACGCATGCAACAAGAAAGAATGTCACAATCTCTTGTTCCATCAATGAGAGAGTATAGACATATGTATTCTCTTGACAATGAAAAGCTTCAATATGCTAAAAAAGAAGCGCTTGTTATGCATCCTGGACCCATAAATCGTAATTGCGAAATTTCATCTTGTGTGGCAAATGGATCACAAAGCATTATTCAATATCAAGTTGAAATAGGAATAGCTATTCGTATGGCCATCATCGAAGCGCTTATTGCAAACCAAAATAACATAAAAAAGAAAGAACTATGA
- a CDS encoding amidohydrolase family protein has product MTSFILNNARIIDPSRDVDEIGAIIVEDGIIVASGAEVINKQFPKSSPVRDCTGLVAAPGLIDARVTLAGPPEKYSENIFTLSNEAVAGGVTSVILMPLGISSFSDEYTFIKYALKDIRANSIIHVYPTAGLTHQMEGKKINEIRLLQEQGVVSFVQSPVSIYDTQVLLNSMKYAHMLNAIVALDTHDYFLDSQGTINEGIIANSLGLVGITSISETIPLTRDLLIAQHTGGHYHASVISTPESIAILKNAKENNTKATCGISINNLVLNENDVAMYNSLCKVLPPLRSEEDRMSLVESLAKGDIDIIVSDHTPRKIDTKLVPFPEASFGSIGLETMLSAALQLFHSQKISLKNLIYAMSTRPAQIFNLPGGTLQPKATADIALIDLDYQWTVQKNDPPSIYRNTAFDKAFFTGRVVETYVSGKKVYTLES; this is encoded by the coding sequence ATGACATCGTTTATTTTAAATAATGCACGCATTATCGATCCCAGCCGAGATGTCGATGAAATTGGGGCAATCATTGTTGAAGATGGTATTATTGTAGCTTCTGGCGCTGAAGTTATTAATAAACAATTTCCAAAATCTTCTCCAGTACGTGATTGCACAGGACTTGTTGCAGCTCCTGGATTAATTGATGCACGAGTAACCCTTGCAGGACCACCGGAAAAATATAGTGAGAATATTTTTACTTTATCCAACGAAGCAGTGGCAGGAGGTGTGACATCTGTTATCCTAATGCCTTTAGGAATATCTTCTTTCAGTGACGAATATACTTTCATCAAATATGCCTTAAAAGATATACGAGCGAATTCCATCATTCATGTATACCCAACAGCTGGACTAACACATCAAATGGAAGGGAAAAAAATCAATGAAATACGCCTTCTACAAGAACAAGGTGTAGTCAGTTTCGTACAAAGCCCCGTGAGCATATACGACACACAGGTTCTTCTTAATTCCATGAAGTACGCCCATATGCTTAACGCGATAGTCGCACTCGATACCCATGATTATTTTCTTGATTCACAAGGAACTATCAACGAAGGTATAATCGCCAATTCTCTAGGATTGGTAGGAATAACCTCAATATCTGAAACCATACCCCTAACACGAGATTTACTGATAGCACAACACACTGGAGGGCACTATCACGCTTCTGTTATTTCCACACCTGAATCAATAGCTATATTAAAAAATGCAAAAGAAAATAACACAAAAGCAACATGTGGTATTTCAATCAACAATCTTGTATTAAATGAAAACGATGTCGCAATGTATAATAGCTTGTGCAAGGTATTACCTCCATTACGTTCTGAAGAAGATCGTATGAGTCTCGTTGAATCACTTGCAAAAGGTGATATAGACATCATCGTTTCTGACCATACTCCCCGCAAAATAGATACAAAGCTTGTGCCTTTTCCCGAGGCAAGTTTTGGATCAATAGGACTGGAAACAATGTTATCAGCAGCATTGCAATTATTTCATAGTCAAAAGATATCTCTTAAAAATCTCATTTATGCCATGTCAACACGCCCTGCTCAAATCTTTAATCTTCCAGGCGGCACATTACAGCCTAAGGCAACCGCTGATATTGCATTAATAGATTTAGACTATCAATGGACTGTGCAAAAAAATGATCCGCCATCTATTTATAGAAACACTGCTTTTGATAAAGCATTTTTTACAGGCAGAGTCGTAGAAACCTACGTCTCAGGAAAAAAGGTTTATACATTAGAAAGCTGA
- the argC gene encoding N-acetyl-gamma-glutamyl-phosphate reductase, with protein sequence MYKIFIDGEHGTTGLKIRDRILRRKDLHLLSIPVAERHNVQLREDLLNTADVAILCLPDVASLETVQLIKKNGINSRIIDTSTAHRIAPDWVYGFPEMDKSQKEKIRSARYISNPGCYATGAIAILRPLRKTKILPDGYPITINAVSGYTGGGKKLISRMEQKNMPDSISSNHFLYNLNLPHKHLPEIIQHSLIESYPIFLPSVGRFPQGIAIQIPLNIEQLSWKTNLEEVHHIFQEYYTGQDVVSIIPLEESKKCDTIDCEMMAGNDRLHLFFFGSSELPYINIIAVLDNLGKGASGAAIQNMDLLLSSI encoded by the coding sequence ATGTATAAGATTTTCATAGACGGAGAACATGGAACAACTGGATTGAAGATTCGTGATCGCATATTGCGACGCAAAGATTTGCATCTTCTCTCTATCCCAGTTGCAGAAAGGCACAATGTTCAATTGCGAGAAGATCTTTTAAATACAGCAGATGTTGCAATTCTTTGTTTGCCAGATGTAGCATCGCTAGAGACTGTCCAATTAATTAAGAAAAATGGTATAAATAGTCGCATTATTGACACCTCAACTGCGCATCGCATTGCGCCAGATTGGGTATATGGATTTCCTGAGATGGATAAGTCCCAAAAAGAAAAAATACGATCAGCACGCTATATATCTAATCCAGGATGTTATGCTACAGGAGCGATCGCAATTTTACGCCCATTACGTAAAACAAAAATTCTACCTGATGGATACCCTATTACTATAAATGCTGTTTCTGGATATACAGGAGGAGGAAAAAAATTAATATCCCGCATGGAACAAAAAAATATGCCGGATTCAATTAGTAGCAATCATTTTCTTTATAACCTCAATCTTCCGCATAAACATTTGCCAGAAATAATCCAGCATAGCTTGATAGAAAGTTATCCTATATTTTTACCATCAGTAGGTCGTTTCCCTCAAGGAATCGCTATTCAAATTCCACTTAACATAGAACAGCTTTCTTGGAAAACAAATCTAGAAGAAGTACACCATATTTTTCAAGAATATTATACTGGACAAGATGTAGTTTCCATTATCCCATTAGAAGAAAGCAAAAAATGTGATACTATAGATTGTGAAATGATGGCCGGAAATGACAGGCTGCATCTTTTCTTCTTTGGCTCATCTGAGTTACCATACATCAATATTATAGCCGTTCTTGATAACCTTGGAAAAGGAGCATCAGGAGCAGCGATTCAAAACATGGATTTGCTTCTTTCTTCTATTTGA
- the plsY gene encoding glycerol-3-phosphate 1-O-acyltransferase PlsY — MYNLQFSSYQFTAQIISIILSYIIGSIPFGLLLTRMLGFKDIRYTGSGNIGATNVLRNSNKKLAAITLFLDAIKATITFIIVNKLFNYNVGSLAGFAAFLGHIFPIWLKFKGGKGVSTYLGFLIAVRSDIAILLVVIWVSSALTTGYSSLSSLFSILIITIVIWIKYPEINIPIIFTLMTIIVYWKHIENIKRLILGSEQKIIFKNRNFIKRK; from the coding sequence ATGTATAATTTACAATTTTCATCCTACCAATTCACCGCACAAATAATATCAATTATTCTAAGCTATATTATCGGCTCCATACCTTTTGGATTATTGCTCACACGCATGCTTGGATTTAAAGATATCCGATATACCGGATCTGGAAATATCGGTGCCACGAACGTACTAAGAAACAGCAATAAAAAACTTGCTGCCATTACTCTCTTTCTTGACGCAATCAAAGCAACTATTACTTTTATAATTGTCAATAAATTATTTAATTACAACGTTGGATCCCTTGCAGGATTTGCAGCATTTTTAGGACATATATTCCCTATATGGCTTAAATTCAAAGGCGGGAAAGGAGTATCCACATACCTTGGCTTCTTAATCGCAGTAAGATCAGATATAGCCATTCTTCTTGTAGTTATCTGGGTATCTTCTGCCTTAACTACAGGTTATTCTTCACTTTCATCTCTTTTTTCAATATTGATTATCACAATTGTAATATGGATCAAATATCCAGAAATCAATATACCTATCATATTTACATTAATGACTATAATAGTTTATTGGAAACATATAGAAAATATCAAACGTCTAATCTTAGGATCAGAACAAAAAATCATTTTTAAAAATAGAAATTTTATTAAAAGAAAGTAA
- the rpsI gene encoding 30S ribosomal protein S9: protein MEGIENIRDIIEQQGEQTIAEIGDQPKEQSPSSPVYSRKVDQWQRSYATGKRKTSIARVWIKSGTGKFTINYVDISKYFTQDLLILNIKRPFNTVSQDNMYDVFATVSGGGFSGQANAICHGIAKALTYFQPELRPQIKKGGFLTRDSRIVERKKYGKAKARRSFQFSKR from the coding sequence ATGGAAGGTATCGAAAATATCCGAGATATCATTGAGCAGCAAGGTGAACAAACCATCGCAGAAATCGGTGATCAACCAAAAGAACAGTCACCCTCTTCTCCTGTATATTCTCGTAAAGTTGATCAGTGGCAACGTTCTTATGCTACTGGAAAACGCAAAACTTCTATCGCACGCGTATGGATCAAGAGTGGCACTGGGAAATTTACAATTAATTATGTAGATATATCAAAATATTTTACACAGGATTTATTGATATTAAACATAAAAAGACCTTTCAACACAGTATCTCAAGATAATATGTATGATGTTTTTGCCACTGTATCTGGAGGAGGATTTTCTGGACAGGCCAACGCCATATGTCATGGCATTGCAAAAGCTCTAACGTACTTTCAACCAGAGCTAAGACCACAAATCAAAAAAGGTGGATTTTTGACACGAGATAGCCGTATTGTCGAACGTAAGAAGTACGGAAAAGCTAAGGCACGTCGTAGTTTCCAATTTTCTAAGCGCTAA
- the dprA gene encoding DNA-processing protein DprA — protein MQKNNPPKRGVYLTDDQKVSWLRLIRSDNIGPATFRDMINYFGSAEQALEMIPELTQQGGINKKARVYPKELAEKEIEIAHSYGAQFVALSEPNYPPALRYIDCPPPLLSIKGNLNAVCKKPAVGIVGTRYPSISGIKFTEKIAREIGAEDYSIVSGLALGIDAAAHRAALKTGTIAVMAGGLDRLYPPENRSLLEDILSNEGIAISEMPFGWEPRAYDFPRRNRLIAGIGLGLIVIEAAKRSGSLITSRIAGEYGRLVFSVPGSPLDPRCEGTNQLIKDVATLITSAHDVLQMLHSQVEQNFFSSSSSDINKTKDLNIANGIEYTQDERMRITQSLNNVPIHIDDIIHHTGINATIVYLVLLELDLAGKLCHHPEGKVSLTMQFPSSQ, from the coding sequence ATGCAAAAAAACAATCCTCCTAAAAGAGGAGTATATCTGACAGATGATCAAAAAGTTTCTTGGTTACGTTTGATTCGCAGTGATAATATCGGCCCCGCAACCTTTCGAGATATGATTAATTATTTCGGTTCAGCGGAACAAGCTTTAGAGATGATTCCCGAACTTACACAACAAGGCGGTATAAACAAAAAGGCGCGCGTTTATCCAAAAGAATTAGCAGAAAAAGAAATAGAAATCGCACACTCCTACGGAGCACAATTTGTTGCTCTTAGTGAGCCAAACTATCCACCAGCGCTCCGTTATATAGATTGTCCTCCTCCTTTGCTATCCATAAAAGGAAATCTAAACGCAGTATGCAAAAAACCTGCTGTAGGAATTGTTGGCACACGCTATCCTTCTATAAGTGGGATAAAGTTCACAGAAAAAATTGCTCGTGAAATCGGCGCTGAAGACTATAGCATTGTATCAGGATTAGCACTAGGTATAGATGCCGCTGCTCATCGTGCTGCTCTCAAAACAGGAACTATTGCTGTGATGGCCGGAGGATTAGATCGTCTCTATCCACCAGAAAATCGTAGTTTATTAGAAGATATTTTGAGCAATGAAGGCATAGCAATTAGCGAAATGCCTTTTGGATGGGAACCTCGAGCATATGATTTTCCACGTCGTAATCGCCTCATTGCAGGCATAGGATTAGGATTAATAGTGATCGAAGCAGCCAAAAGATCAGGATCCCTTATAACATCTAGAATTGCAGGAGAATATGGAAGACTGGTTTTCTCAGTTCCTGGATCACCCTTAGACCCTCGCTGCGAAGGAACAAATCAGCTTATCAAAGACGTAGCAACCCTTATCACCTCTGCTCATGACGTTCTTCAAATGCTACATTCACAAGTAGAACAGAACTTCTTTTCATCATCATCATCAGATATAAATAAAACAAAAGACCTTAATATCGCCAATGGCATTGAATACACTCAAGATGAAAGAATGAGAATAACACAATCTTTAAATAACGTCCCAATCCATATAGATGATATCATCCATCATACAGGAATAAACGCTACCATTGTATATCTTGTGCTCTTAGAGTTAGATTTAGCTGGCAAACTATGCCATCATCCTGAAGGAAAGGTGTCGTTAACAATGCAATTTCCATCATCTCAATGA
- a CDS encoding acyl-CoA dehydrogenase family protein: MNQAHKPSDSLSALNQPPLFMGTNAYRGDSLLVALAANFPSAFHKELEELGQYVFSFSAQELARMANHNVPQLHAYGPGGERWDRIEFHPSWHVLLRRSIHDGLHCSIWDRSFKPVVRKQVHKIRAARLYLMAQLEAGHLISPSMTSASMVALMTTPSVHKDWAPKIFSREYDSTNKAPMQKNSVTIGLGLTEKKGGTDIAAITSQGQKISDGIYCLSGHKWFLSSPMSDAFIMLARVEGLFGCFLVPRILEDGSPNGLFYQRLKNKVGNRSNATVEVEFSNTFGFLLGELGVNASPVEDMKILVYLDCAIMSVAGMRASLAEAIHYARRRYVDGGILIDQPVMKRVLADISLDVAAATALSFRLANAFDEAKSRSEEAAYARIMAPITKYWCCKISPTIIAEAMECIGGSGYVEERAIGRHYRESPANSILLGSGNAMVLDVLKILEKGSNLFEHLFANLEKDLSLSGKKVVSLLQDLVSLCKEDKGSARFLVEKIAVASSAAALYQVDMSDIADIFLEARFFGNWQSTYGMHDRFNASQMIDRLYLDH; the protein is encoded by the coding sequence ATGAATCAAGCACATAAACCATCAGATTCCCTTTCTGCATTGAATCAGCCACCTCTTTTTATGGGCACAAATGCATATCGTGGTGATTCTTTACTTGTTGCTCTTGCTGCAAATTTCCCCAGCGCTTTCCATAAGGAGCTTGAAGAATTAGGGCAATATGTTTTTTCTTTTTCTGCACAAGAATTAGCACGTATGGCGAATCATAATGTTCCACAGTTGCATGCGTATGGTCCTGGTGGAGAACGTTGGGATAGGATTGAATTTCATCCATCTTGGCATGTCTTATTGCGTCGTTCTATACATGATGGTTTGCATTGTTCTATTTGGGATAGAAGTTTTAAGCCTGTAGTTCGCAAACAAGTACATAAAATAAGAGCAGCACGTTTGTATTTAATGGCTCAATTAGAAGCTGGACATCTCATTTCTCCCAGTATGACTAGTGCATCCATGGTTGCATTAATGACCACTCCAAGCGTACACAAAGATTGGGCTCCTAAAATATTTTCTAGGGAGTATGATTCTACTAATAAGGCGCCTATGCAGAAAAATTCTGTGACAATAGGGCTGGGATTAACTGAGAAAAAAGGGGGGACTGATATAGCTGCTATCACTTCTCAGGGTCAAAAGATCAGTGATGGTATCTATTGTTTATCGGGACATAAATGGTTTTTATCATCTCCTATGAGTGATGCTTTTATTATGCTTGCACGAGTAGAGGGGCTTTTTGGTTGTTTTTTGGTTCCAAGGATTTTGGAAGATGGTTCTCCTAATGGTCTTTTCTATCAAAGATTAAAGAATAAAGTTGGGAATAGATCTAATGCTACTGTTGAAGTAGAATTTTCTAATACTTTTGGATTTTTGCTTGGAGAACTTGGGGTCAATGCAAGTCCTGTCGAGGACATGAAAATATTGGTATATTTGGATTGTGCTATTATGTCTGTCGCTGGAATGCGTGCTTCCCTTGCTGAAGCCATTCATTATGCTCGTAGACGTTATGTTGATGGTGGTATTCTAATTGATCAACCAGTGATGAAGCGAGTCTTAGCGGATATATCTTTGGATGTTGCCGCTGCAACAGCCCTTTCTTTTCGATTAGCTAATGCTTTTGATGAAGCCAAGTCACGTTCTGAAGAAGCTGCTTATGCGCGTATTATGGCGCCCATTACTAAATATTGGTGTTGTAAAATATCGCCGACAATTATTGCAGAGGCAATGGAATGTATTGGAGGTTCTGGTTATGTAGAAGAACGTGCTATTGGGCGTCATTATAGAGAATCTCCTGCTAATTCTATTTTATTAGGTTCTGGCAATGCAATGGTATTAGATGTTCTTAAGATTTTGGAAAAAGGATCAAATTTATTTGAACATCTCTTTGCTAATCTAGAAAAAGATCTTAGTCTATCTGGTAAAAAAGTAGTTTCTCTTCTACAAGATTTGGTTTCCTTATGTAAAGAAGATAAGGGATCAGCGCGATTTTTGGTTGAAAAAATAGCGGTAGCTTCTTCTGCTGCTGCACTTTATCAAGTGGATATGAGCGATATAGCTGATATATTTCTGGAAGCAAGGTTTTTTGGTAATTGGCAATCAACATATGGTATGCATGATCGGTTTAATGCTTCTCAGATGATAGATCGTTTATATTTAGATCATTGA
- the rplM gene encoding 50S ribosomal protein L13: MPSFFQKSSEVEKKWVLIDAKGLIVGRLASQIALRLRGKNKPTYTPSVDDGDNVVIINASKVAFSGQKYDKKVYYRHTGYPGGIKKATAREILEGSSPVNVFKKAVSRMLPRGPLARKQMKNLHIYAEDHHPHEAQKPVFVDVAKMNPKNSRRT; encoded by the coding sequence ATGCCAAGCTTCTTTCAAAAATCGAGTGAAGTGGAAAAGAAATGGGTATTAATTGATGCCAAAGGATTGATTGTTGGAAGACTAGCTTCTCAAATAGCTCTCCGTTTGCGGGGGAAAAACAAACCTACATACACCCCGAGCGTTGATGACGGGGATAATGTCGTGATCATCAATGCATCTAAGGTGGCCTTTTCAGGACAGAAATATGATAAGAAAGTCTATTATCGTCATACTGGATATCCAGGAGGCATTAAGAAGGCAACCGCCAGGGAAATACTTGAAGGATCTTCTCCTGTTAATGTTTTTAAGAAAGCGGTCTCTAGGATGCTACCACGTGGACCTCTTGCAAGGAAGCAAATGAAGAATTTACATATCTATGCGGAAGATCATCATCCACATGAAGCACAAAAACCAGTGTTCGTGGATGTAGCAAAGATGAATCCCAAAAATTCTAGGAGAACTTAA